One window of Metamycoplasma arthritidis genomic DNA carries:
- a CDS encoding deoxycytidylate deaminase, producing MNNNDNYVIDWDKYFMSLAKLSAMRSKDPSTKVGACIVNTKNYIVSLGYNGMPTSFNNTKINNDTQFPWDRPSNKDDIINSKYTYVVHAEQNAIINANITSSHIEPGSTLYVTHSPCAMCAKLVVQSKIKKVVYAEAYRSEADEFKASQLILTTFGVEIVKMPNFEINFKELE from the coding sequence ATGAACAATAATGATAATTATGTAATTGACTGAGATAAATATTTCATGTCACTAGCCAAACTAAGTGCGATGCGATCAAAAGATCCCTCAACTAAAGTTGGCGCTTGCATTGTTAATACCAAAAATTACATTGTATCTTTAGGATATAACGGAATGCCAACTAGCTTTAACAATACCAAAATTAATAATGACACGCAATTTCCCTGAGATCGTCCTAGCAACAAAGATGATATTATTAACTCAAAATATACTTATGTCGTTCATGCTGAGCAGAATGCGATTATTAACGCTAATATCACAAGCAGTCACATTGAGCCAGGATCGACTTTGTATGTAACGCATTCACCATGTGCGATGTGTGCTAAATTAGTAGTACAATCTAAAATTAAAAAAGTAGTCTATGCCGAAGCTTATCGCTCAGAAGCTGATGAATTTAAAGCGTCGCAGTTGATTTTGACAACTTTTGGGGTTGAGATTGTCAA